Proteins from one Apis cerana isolate GH-2021 linkage group LG11, AcerK_1.0, whole genome shotgun sequence genomic window:
- the LOC107995838 gene encoding transcription termination factor 2, translating into MEESFSQWRDSPCVIKDKERSFVISDSDEDENKNIEKEQIFVIESSDSSTNVSSNLTPRKSSSEKLSLTEETIKKRIRKHIFYSDNEDVNEDNDENNSLSTSDTEEDNTNDNMSNDEQMINISTEIKDDKESQDAFENKENMDVFNISKNISNNNSLTTKHVSKEKIKFKKSHCLTDSDEENIPQSEIAISLAKQEIGVGNIDPLIAQKRALLVCKMEQLQKELSKTKLLLTTGNISLLPDNGEKLRESIAMQEKQIEEIAIELENTPLTQTTKSIEEEFTTQEYPDKFDSSYNSDYTSLKLKSSKELGKKAQATLDRELTLTVDRLQDLHGSLVARPTEEERANDPQGLKVKLMPHQQHALAWLMWREQQRPPGGVLADDMGLGKTLTMISLIIASIAKEKLKEDEAYDNEEWIDNNTPLRYKGGTLVVCPASLLSQWENEINHRCKRGMLSVEVYHGTNRENVPKRLAKNDVVITTYNILTREFKTNSTVYKIHWNRIILDEAHIIRNHKSQASQSVCGLLASKRWALTGTPIQNKEMDLYSILKFLKCSPFDDLRVWKRWVDNKNAAGRQRLVTVMKTLMLRRTKQELQVNGMLESLPEKFVEEIFIKLDPQEQLVYEKVLIYSRTLFAQFLAQRAEKDHMIDLAVGKYDKPTFLSNPNKNTQFTMAQNKLLSLHADVKTHEILVLLLRLRQICVHPSLIYSMLDQEDMKESGMIETENLDPNLLSQINNMTLKDSENNEEEEDNKIDIGVDRRVATNLLTSKNPVFKSDRISSKIKMVLEKVKEILEKNDKLIIVSQWTSTLNIIASCLSSIKDASFDMFTGNVPIKERQGIMDSFNTSNNKPKILLLSLTAGGVGLNLVGGNHLLLIDIHWNPQLEVQAQDRIYRFGQKKNVFIYKFICKDTIEERIKHLQEKKMEIAQNVLSGDKNSTVSKLTLDDLKSLFAL; encoded by the exons ATGGAGGAAAGTTTCAGTCAGTGGCGCGACTCGCCTTGtgttattaaagataaagaaagatcTTTTGTTATTTCGGACAGTGACGaagacgaaaataaaaatattgaaaaagaacaaatttttgtGATTGAAAGTAGTGATAGTAGTACAAatgtttcttcaaatttaacgCCGAGAAA ATCTTCgtctgaaaaattatcattaacagaagaaacaataaaaaaaagaattaggaAGCATATTTTTTACTCTGATAATGAAGATGTTAATGAagataatgatgaaaataattctttatcaaCCAGTGATACCGAAGAGGATAATACTAATGACAATATGTCAAAtg atgaaCAAATGATAAACATTAGTACTGAAATAAAGGATGACAAAGAATCACAAGATGCTTTTGAGAATAAGGAGAATAtggatgtttttaatatatctaaaaatatttcaaacaataataGTTTGACTACGAAACAtgtttctaaagaaaaaataaaatttaaaaaatcacattGTTTAACTGATTcag atgaagaaaatattccacAATCTGAAATTGCAATTTCTTTAGCAAAACAAGAAATAGGTGTCGGTAATATAGATCCATTAATTGCTCAAAAAAGAGCTCTTCTTGTTTGTAAAATGGAACAATTACAAAAAGAGTTAAGCAAAACAAAG cTATTACTTACTACTGgtaatattagtttattacCAGATAATGGAGAAAAGTTGCGTGAAAGTATTGCAAtgcaagaaaaacaaatagaagaaattgcaattgaattagaaaatacaCCTTTAACACAAACTACTAAATCtatcgaagaagaatttacTACACAAGAATATCCTGACAAATTCGATTCTTCTTATAATTCCGATTATACAtcgttgaaattgaaatcatcAAAAGAACTTGGGAAAAAAGCTCAAGCAACATTGGACAGAGAATTAACTTTAACAGTCGATAGATTGCAAGATTTGCACGGATCTCTTGTAGCTAGACCgacggaagaagaaagagcgaATGATCCTCAAggtttaaaagtaaaattaatgcCGCATCAACAACACGCATTAGCATGGTTAATGTGGAGAGAACAACAAAGACCTCCTGGTGGAGTTCTTGCTGATGATATGGGTTTAGGTAAAACTTTAACAatgatatctttaattatagcCAGtattgcaaaagaaaaattaaaagaagatgaaGCATATGATAATGAGGAATGGATAGATAATAACACACCATTGCGATATAAAGGTGGTACACTCGTAGTTTGTCCAGCATCTTTATTATCACAAtgggaaaatgaaataaaccaCAGATGTAAACGTGGTATGCTCTCTGTTGAAGTTTATCATGGTACAAATCGGGAAAATGTACCAAAAAGATTAGCAAAAAACGATGTAGTTATTACaacatataacattttaaccCGTGAATTTAAGACCAATTCTAcggtatataaaattcattggaaTCGTATTATTCTTGACGAAGCACATATAATTCGAAATCATAAAAGTCAAGCTTCTCAATCGGTATGTGGTTTACTAGCAAGTAAACGATGGGCTCTTACTGGAACACCTATTCAAAATAAGGAAAtggatttatattctattttaaaatttttaaaatgttctcCTTTTGATGATTTACGAGTATGGAAACGTTGGGTAGATAACAAAAATGCTGCTGGTCGTCAACGTTTAGTAACTGTAATGAAAACATTAATGTTACGTAGAACAAAACAAGAACTTCAAGTTAATGGCATGTTGGAAAGTCTCCCGGAAAAATTtgtggaagaaatatttataaaactcgaTCCACAGGAACAATTGGTATACGAAAAAGTATTGATTTATTCTCGTACATTATTTGCTCAATTTTTGGCTCAAAGAGCTGAAAAAGATCATATGATTGATTTAGCCGTCGGAAAATATGATAAACCAACGTTTCTTTCGAATCCAA ataaaaatacTCAATTTACGATGGcacagaataaattattatcattacacGCGGACGTGAAAACGCATGAAATTTTAGTTCTTTTACTAAGATTACGTCAAATTTGTGTTCATCCATCACTTATTTATTCCATGTTAGATCAAGAAGATATGAAAGAGAGTGGAATGATAGAAACAGAAAATTTGGATCCAAATTTATTATCgcagattaataatatgacaTTAAAAGATTcggaaaataatgaagaagaagaagacaatAAAATAGACATAGGTGTTGATCGCAGAGTAGCTACCAATTTACTTACATCTAAAAATCCTGTATTTAAATCTGACCGTATAAGTTCAaag ataaaaatggtCCTTGAAAAGGTgaaggaaattttagaaaaaaatgataaattaatcattgtttCTCAATGGACAAGTACGTTAAATATTATCGCATCTTGTTTATCTTCGATAAAGGATGCCAGTTTTGATATGTTCACGGGAAATGTACCTATTAAGGAAAGACAG ggTATAATGGATTCGTTCAACACTTCAAACAATAagccaaaaatattattgctttCACTTACTGCAGGAGGTGTTGGATTAAATTTAGTAGGTGGAAATCACTTATTGCTAATAGATATTCACTGGAATCCACAATTAGAAGTACAAGCTCAAGATAGAATATATCGTTTTggacagaaaaaaaatgtgttcATATACaa gTTTATTTGCAAAGACACAATAGAAGAACGTATAAAACATttgcaagaaaagaaaatggaaatagcGCAAAATGTTCTCAGTGGCGATAAAAATTCCACTGTTTCGAAACTCACGCTTGATGATCTTAAATCACTATTTGCtctttaa
- the LOC107995848 gene encoding cationic amino acid transporter 3 isoform X2: MKLSKFYWMIFITCYLSFSHALECYVCTDQEGNREKCLKSTKICEQHQDACFTEIKWGSTPYWSQGAKKQYYVSKRCATKKECERIKRANMDDCTYIWYQDWKCSDCCQGDKCNYYAISMLYKMKIWKLKTLYKMFSRKKEVDYSQDTRLARCLSTLDLTALGIGSTLGVGVYVLAGSVSKTIAGPAVIVSFAIAAIASMFAGLCYAEFGARVPRAGSAYIYSYVTMGEFTAFLIGWTLILEYVIGSASVVRGLSTYVDALFNNTMRNAFETAAHIDIDHLSSYPDFFAFGVTLIFSAALAFGAKESSVANNFFTLTNLSVVLFVIIAGSLKANINNWKTKPTCTAENCKYGSGGFMPYGIAGVISGAATCFYGFIGFDCVATTGEEAKDPQKSIPIAIVASLTVVFLAYFGVSTVLTTVLPYYEQNEDAPFPVLFDRIGWNWAKWLVTIGAICGLCSSLLGAMFPLPRIIYAMASDGLIFEWMGKVSSRFHTPLMGTFSAGILTGLLAAIFELTQLVNMMSIGTLLAYSIVAICVLILRYEESEAYQKKGDRDPRTLKFIARQLINANGLNHSTKLTSQIVTYLVVCYVILCICIGITISIFTDEIMNGKITLIVPLAILLLVLILILIFIYLQPTSGKNLAFSVPLVPFLPAFSIIINIYLMMMLDKMTWVRFLIWMIVGLGIYFFYGVWHSKMRKDKHTKLPENGYNEDTWKTNDSSIYK; the protein is encoded by the exons atgaaattatcaaaattctatTGGATGATTTTCATCACATGTTACTTATCATTTA gcCACGCCCTCGAATGCTATGTGTGTACCGATCAAGAAGGTAAtagagaaaaatgtttaaagagTACAAAAATTTGTGAGCAACATCAAGATGCTTGTTTCACAGAAATTAAATGGGGAA gtaCACCATACTGGTCACAAGGagcaaaaaaacaatattacgtTTCAAAAAGATGTGccacaaaaaaagaatgtgaACGAATAAAACGTGCTAATATGGATGATTGCACGTATATTTGGTATCAAGATTGGAAATGTTCTGACTGCTGTCAAGGAgataaatgcaattattatgCGATTTCCATG TTGTATAAAATGAAGATctggaaattaaaaactttgtaCAAGATGTTTAGCCGGAAGAAAGAGGTGGATTATTCTCAGGATACAAGATTGGCAAGATGTCTGTCGACATTGGATCTCACGGCTCTCGGAATAGGTTCGACTCTTGGCGTGGGTGTGTACGTTCTCGCAGGCTCTGTTTCAAAAACGATCGCGGGTCCTGCCGTAATAGTTTCGTTTGCTATTGCCGCGATTGCATCTATGTTTGCAg GTCTGTGTTACGCGGAATTCGGTGCAAGAGTTCCACGTGCGGGATCAGCGTACATATACAGTTATGTAACAATGGGAGAATTTACAGCTTTTCTGATCGGTTGGACGTTAATTCTCGAATACGTAATTGGCTCGGCTAGCGTAGTGCGAGGACTGAGCACTTACGTAGACgctttgtttaataatactaTGAGAAACGCGTTCGAAACAGCGGCACACATCGACATCGATCACCTTTCTTCTTATCCGGATTTCTTTGCCTTTGGAGTAACTCTAATCTTTTCCG CTGCATTGGCGTTTGGTGCAAAGGAGTCTTCGGTagcgaataatttctttacgcTTACAAATCTTTCCGTAGTTCTATTCGTCATAATCGCTGGATCTCTTAAAG CCAACATAAACAATTGGAAAACGAAGCCAACGTGTACGGCAGAAAATTGCAAATACGGAAGTGGAGGGTTCATGCCTTACGGTATAGCTGGTGTTATAAGTGGAGCGGCAACCTGTTTTTACGGATTCATCGGTTTCGATTGTGTCGCGACTACCGGGGAGGAGGCGAAAGATCCCCAAAAATCGATTCCAATAGCAATCGTTGCATCATTGACTGTCGTCTTTCTTGCGTATTTCGGTGTATCCACGGTATTGACTACTGTCCTTCCTTATTACGAGCAGAATGAGGATGCCCCCTTTCCGGTGTTATTCGATCGTATCGGTTGGAATTGGGCGAAATGGCTGGTAACGATAGGTGCCATTTGCGGTCTTTGTTCAAG TTTGTTAGGCGCGATGTTTCCCTTACCACGAATTATTTATGCTATGGCATCCGACGGATTGATATTCGAATGGATGGGAAAGGTCAGTTCACGATTCCATACACCTCTGATGGGTACATTCTCGGCAGGAATTCTTACag gttTACTGGCTGCCATTTTTGAATTGACTCAACTCGTAAATATGATGAGTATTGGAACACTACTCGCTTATTCGATCGTCGCAATATGTGTACTGATACttcg ATACGAGGAAAGCGAGGCCTACCAAAAAAAGGGGGATCGTGATCCAAGAACCTTGAAATTCATTGCGAGACAGTTAATTAACGCTAATGGATTAAATCATTCTACGAAATTAACGTCTCAAATCGTTACTTACCTTGTCGTGTGTTATG TTATTCTATGTATTTGCATCGgtattacaatttcaatttttaccgATGAAATAATGAATGGTAAAATTACACTTATCGTTCCATTAGCAATTCTGCTATTAGTTCTTAtccttattcttatttttatttatcttcaacCGACTTCTGGAAAGAATCTTGCATTTTCG GTTCCATTAGTGCCATTTTTGCCTGCTttcagtattattattaatatttatctcatGATGATGTTAGATAAAATGACATgggtaagatttttaatatggatGATAGTTG GACTCggaatatactttttttacgGTGTTTGGCATAGTAAAATGAGAAAAGATAAACACACGAAACTACCCGAAAATGGTTATAATGAAGACACATGGAAAACCAATGATTcctctatatataaatga
- the LOC107995848 gene encoding cationic amino acid transporter 2 isoform X1 has product MKIWKLKTLYKMFSRKKEVDYSQDTRLARCLSTLDLTALGIGSTLGVGVYVLAGSVSKTIAGPAVIVSFAIAAIASMFAGLCYAEFGARVPRAGSAYIYSYVTMGEFTAFLIGWTLILEYVIGSASVVRGLSTYVDALFNNTMRNAFETAAHIDIDHLSSYPDFFAFGVTLIFSAALAFGAKESSVANNFFTLTNLSVVLFVIIAGSLKANINNWKTKPTCTAENCKYGSGGFMPYGIAGVISGAATCFYGFIGFDCVATTGEEAKDPQKSIPIAIVASLTVVFLAYFGVSTVLTTVLPYYEQNEDAPFPVLFDRIGWNWAKWLVTIGAICGLCSSLLGAMFPLPRIIYAMASDGLIFEWMGKVSSRFHTPLMGTFSAGILTGLLAAIFELTQLVNMMSIGTLLAYSIVAICVLILRYEESEAYQKKGDRDPRTLKFIARQLINANGLNHSTKLTSQIVTYLVVCYVILCICIGITISIFTDEIMNGKITLIVPLAILLLVLILILIFIYLQPTSGKNLAFSVPLVPFLPAFSIIINIYLMMMLDKMTWVRFLIWMIVGLGIYFFYGVWHSKMRKDKHTKLPENGYNEDTWKTNDSSIYK; this is encoded by the exons ATGAAGATctggaaattaaaaactttgtaCAAGATGTTTAGCCGGAAGAAAGAGGTGGATTATTCTCAGGATACAAGATTGGCAAGATGTCTGTCGACATTGGATCTCACGGCTCTCGGAATAGGTTCGACTCTTGGCGTGGGTGTGTACGTTCTCGCAGGCTCTGTTTCAAAAACGATCGCGGGTCCTGCCGTAATAGTTTCGTTTGCTATTGCCGCGATTGCATCTATGTTTGCAg GTCTGTGTTACGCGGAATTCGGTGCAAGAGTTCCACGTGCGGGATCAGCGTACATATACAGTTATGTAACAATGGGAGAATTTACAGCTTTTCTGATCGGTTGGACGTTAATTCTCGAATACGTAATTGGCTCGGCTAGCGTAGTGCGAGGACTGAGCACTTACGTAGACgctttgtttaataatactaTGAGAAACGCGTTCGAAACAGCGGCACACATCGACATCGATCACCTTTCTTCTTATCCGGATTTCTTTGCCTTTGGAGTAACTCTAATCTTTTCCG CTGCATTGGCGTTTGGTGCAAAGGAGTCTTCGGTagcgaataatttctttacgcTTACAAATCTTTCCGTAGTTCTATTCGTCATAATCGCTGGATCTCTTAAAG CCAACATAAACAATTGGAAAACGAAGCCAACGTGTACGGCAGAAAATTGCAAATACGGAAGTGGAGGGTTCATGCCTTACGGTATAGCTGGTGTTATAAGTGGAGCGGCAACCTGTTTTTACGGATTCATCGGTTTCGATTGTGTCGCGACTACCGGGGAGGAGGCGAAAGATCCCCAAAAATCGATTCCAATAGCAATCGTTGCATCATTGACTGTCGTCTTTCTTGCGTATTTCGGTGTATCCACGGTATTGACTACTGTCCTTCCTTATTACGAGCAGAATGAGGATGCCCCCTTTCCGGTGTTATTCGATCGTATCGGTTGGAATTGGGCGAAATGGCTGGTAACGATAGGTGCCATTTGCGGTCTTTGTTCAAG TTTGTTAGGCGCGATGTTTCCCTTACCACGAATTATTTATGCTATGGCATCCGACGGATTGATATTCGAATGGATGGGAAAGGTCAGTTCACGATTCCATACACCTCTGATGGGTACATTCTCGGCAGGAATTCTTACag gttTACTGGCTGCCATTTTTGAATTGACTCAACTCGTAAATATGATGAGTATTGGAACACTACTCGCTTATTCGATCGTCGCAATATGTGTACTGATACttcg ATACGAGGAAAGCGAGGCCTACCAAAAAAAGGGGGATCGTGATCCAAGAACCTTGAAATTCATTGCGAGACAGTTAATTAACGCTAATGGATTAAATCATTCTACGAAATTAACGTCTCAAATCGTTACTTACCTTGTCGTGTGTTATG TTATTCTATGTATTTGCATCGgtattacaatttcaatttttaccgATGAAATAATGAATGGTAAAATTACACTTATCGTTCCATTAGCAATTCTGCTATTAGTTCTTAtccttattcttatttttatttatcttcaacCGACTTCTGGAAAGAATCTTGCATTTTCG GTTCCATTAGTGCCATTTTTGCCTGCTttcagtattattattaatatttatctcatGATGATGTTAGATAAAATGACATgggtaagatttttaatatggatGATAGTTG GACTCggaatatactttttttacgGTGTTTGGCATAGTAAAATGAGAAAAGATAAACACACGAAACTACCCGAAAATGGTTATAATGAAGACACATGGAAAACCAATGATTcctctatatataaatga